A DNA window from Brenneria izadpanahii contains the following coding sequences:
- the zur gene encoding zinc uptake transcriptional repressor Zur yields MDSTNQDKLLAQAEQICQHRGVRLTTQRQEVLRLMAQQTGAISAYDLLDLLRVSEPQAKPPTVYRALDFLLEQGFIHRVESTNSYVLCHHIEDHSHTSALFICDRCGQVTERQTEGVEETLRQLAQQAGFTLRHSIIEAHGFCEDCQEVASCKQPDHCDHDHTIPIKKR; encoded by the coding sequence ATGGATTCAACCAATCAGGACAAACTACTTGCCCAGGCTGAACAGATTTGTCAGCACCGTGGCGTACGCCTGACAACGCAACGGCAGGAAGTTCTGCGGCTGATGGCTCAACAGACCGGCGCCATCAGCGCATACGACCTGCTCGATCTATTACGGGTATCTGAACCTCAGGCGAAACCGCCGACGGTGTACCGCGCGTTGGATTTCCTGCTGGAGCAGGGATTTATCCATCGGGTGGAATCAACCAACAGCTATGTGCTTTGCCACCACATCGAGGATCACAGCCATACTTCGGCGCTGTTTATCTGCGATCGTTGCGGCCAGGTCACCGAACGTCAAACAGAAGGTGTGGAAGAGACGCTGCGTCAGTTAGCCCAACAGGCGGGATTCACCCTGCGTCACAGCATTATTGAGGCTCACGGATTTTGCGAGGACTGCCAGGAAGTGGCATCCTGCAAACAACCCGACCACTGCGATCACGACCATACCATTCCCATTAAAAAACGCTGA